The sequence TCACCTCGCCATAGGACCAGTTTCTGATTGTATCATGGGATGCCAGACGAATTGACACCCCTGTGATTTCCTGTACTTTTTTGTCAAGATGGCTGATAAGTTCTGCCACGTATTACCCCCTGTTTAAAGGGTACCTATCAAGGTACCCCGACTGTTCAAATCAAGCAGCGGTTTCTTCCTCTGTCAAAACATCGATATCAAGAGCCAGAGCCTTGATTTCGCGTACAAGCACTTTAAAAGACTCGGGAATCCCCGCATCCGGAGTATTTTCGCCTTTGACGATGGCTTCGTATATTTTTGAGCGTCCGGTAAGATCATCACTCTTTACAGTGAGAATCTGCTGCAGAGTATATGCAGCACCATACGCTTCCAGCGCCCACACTTCCATTTCACCGAAACGCTGTCCACCGAACTGAGACTTTCCACCCAGAGGCTGCTGAGTGACAAGAGAATAAGGACCGATGGAGCGGGCATGGATCTTGTCATCGACAAGATGGCACAGTTTCAGCATGTAAATGGGACCTACAGTAACTTCATGATCGAAAGGTTCCCCGGTTCGCCCATCACGGAGCTGTACTTTTCCGCTGACCGGCAAATCGGCTTCCTTCAGAAGATCGAGCACATCATCGTAGCTGGCTCCGTCAAAAACCGGAGTCGCAATCCGCAACCCAAGCTTCTGCGCAGCCCATCCCATATGAGTTTCCAGAATCTGCCCAACATTCATACGGGAGGGAACGCCGAGAGGATTTAGAATGATATCTACCTGTGTACCATCAGGTAGATACGGAAGGTCTTCGACCGGGAGAATCTTTGAGATCACACCCTTGTTTCCGTGACGTCCTGCCATTTTGTCGCCAACAGAGAGCTTGCGCTTTTTTGCGACATATACTTTGACAAGCAGAAGCACTCCAGGCTTCAGTTCATCACCGCGTACTACCTTGTCGATTTCTTTGTCAAGCTTATCTTCGAGCTTCGCAATCAGGTCATTAGCCCTGTAAAGGACCTCTTCGGCTTTGCGGTTCTTGGCAGGTTCGCGGCAGAGGCCGTCTTTAAAGGAGATATTGCGGAAATCGAGTTTGGACAACAGCGACTTGGTCCATTTCTTTCCAGCCGGAACGATCACTTCTCCGGTATGGAAATTGGTGATTTCCCCTGATGTGGTATCGGTAAGGAATTCGACAAGCTTTTCCATCCTTACCTTTTCTATCTCACTGATCTGTTTTGAGATATCGGTCTTGAGCTCGTCGATACGCTTCTTGTCTTTTTTCTTTGAACGTTTATCGCGTTCTTTCCTGGAATAAATCCTGGTATCGATTACGGTCCCCTTGAGTCCCGGAGGAGCTTTCAGTGATGAATCACGGACATCTCCCGCTTTTTCCCCGAAAATCGCCCTCAACAGACGCTCTTCAGGGGAGAGTTCAGTCTCACCCTTGGGTGTAACTTTACCAACCAGAATATCTCCTGCTTCCACTTCAGTACCGATCCTTATGACCCCGTTCTCATCGAGGTTTTTCAAGGCATCTTCACTTACGTTAGGAATTTCACGTGTCAATTCTTCCGGGCCGCGCTTTGTGCCCCGTACCTCGGTCTCGAAAACTTCAATATGTACCGAGGTGTAAACATCTTCCGCCACAAGCTTTTCAGAAATGATAATCGCGTCTTCGAAGTTGTACCCGCGCCATGGCATAAATGCCGCTGTCACGTTTCTACCGAGGGCAAGCTCCCCGTCCTTGGTAGCATGACCATCAGCAAGGGTATCTCCGGCTTTCACCTTCTGACCGACCTTGACACATACTTTCTGATTGATACATGTATCCTGGTTGGATCTTTCGAATTTGACAAGTTCGTAGGTGTCAAACTCGGTAAGACCAAGAATATCATCTCCAGCCTTGTCCTTAACCTTGCGCACCACGATCTTGTTTGCATCGACCTTCTCGACCACACCGGGATTCCTGGCAACGATCATACATCCGGAATCTTTTGCCGCACGGCTCTCCAGACCTGTACCCACAAAGGGCGGTTCAGTTCTCAGAAGCGGCACAGCCTGACGCTGCATGTTGGATCCCATCAAAGCACGGTTAGCATCATCGTGTTCAAGGAAGGGAATCAATCCTGCGGCAATACTTACAAGCTGCATCGGGGAGACGTCCATATAGGAGATCTCCTGCGGTGATACAACCGGAAAGTCGCCCCTGTAACGGGCAAAAATCATCTTTTCGACAAACTTCCCTTTTTCATCAACCGGTGTATTGGCCTGTGCAATTATGTGATTGTCTTCCTGGTCAGCTGTGAGATAAACAATCTCTCCGGTCAACTTACCGTTTTCAACTTTCTGATAGGGAGTCTCGATAAACCCGAACTCATTTACTCTCGCGAAAGTGCTGAGAGATGCGATCAGACCAATGTTGGGTCCTTCAGGAGTTTCAATAGGACAAAGACGACCGTAATGAGTGTGGTGAACGTCACGCACCTCAAAACCGGCTCTTTCACGGGTCAATCCACCGGGCCCCAGAGCACTGACACGGCGTTTGTGCGTAAGCTCAGAAAGCGGGTTTGTCTGATCGAGGAATTGTGAGAGCTGGCTGGAACCAAAAAATGCCTGCACTACAGTAGAAACTGTGCGGGCGTTGATCAGATCCTGCGGGGTTATGTTCTCTGTATCTCTTAGACTCAGACGTTCTTTAATGGTGCGAACCATTCTTGTGAGTCCAACTGTAAACTGGGCTGAAAGCAGTTCACCAACTGAGCGTACCCGGCGGTTTCCAAGATGATCAATATCATCGATATAACCAACACCGTCATTCAGTCCAATCATGTATTTGAAAGCCGCAATAAAATCATCTTTTGTCATGGTGGTGATATCGTCGGCAGGAGCTACCCCCAGACGGGTATTCATGCGATAACGCCCCACACTTCCCAGATCATAACGCTTCTCATCAAAGAATAGGCGCTGAATCAGATTACGGGCAGTTTCGACATTTGACGGATCACCAGGACGCATTGTGGCATACATGTAAAACAATGCTTCCTCTTCCGACTTTGTCGAGTCAGCACTGAGGGTGTTCCTTATAATCATATTCTCAGGATTGGAAACATCCTTTAGTACCTCAACGAAATCGATGCTGTTCTGAATAAGTTTCTTCCATCTATCTTCGTTGATAATTTCATTGGCATCTATAATGATTTCACCGGTATCTTCATTAAACACAGTTCTTGCATTTACACTTCCGAATATCTTTTCCCGGTTTTCATCATTTACTGCAATTTTTACAGTATCATGGAACAACCCAAGTATCATCTCATCACTTGAGTATCCCAGGGCACGCAGGAGAATAGTGGCAGGCATCTTTTTGCGTCTGTCAATATTTATTGTAATTACATCATCAACATCAAGTAGAATCTCCACCCAGGAACCGCGCTGAGGGATGATTCGGGCGGTAAGAAGTTTTTTTCCATTTGGATGAATAACTTCGTCAAAAGTTATACCCGGGCTGCGGTGCAACTGACTAACAATAACTCTTTCGGCTCCGTTGATTACAAACGTTCCCCGCTCAGTCATAAGCGGAATCTCGCCAATGTAAACTTCATTACTTATTTTCTCAACGAATTTTTTGGTTTCCCCGTCCTGCTCATAAACCAGTAGAGACATGTCAACCTTCAGCGGAGCAGCAAAGGTCATACCCCGTTCTTTACATTCCTTGAGAGTATATTTGGGGATTCCCAGTTTGTATCCATCATATTCAAGAGAATAGTATCCCTTGACGTCGTTGACCGGAAATAAACTCTGAAAAGCCCCGTGTAGTCCCTGTTTCTTCCGCAGACGCGGAGGAGTTTCGGGTTGCAGAAACGCTTCGTAAGACCTTGTCTGGATCTCAAGAAGATTAGGAAGATCCGCCACCCTCTTTATACGGGAATAGCTTTTTCTTTCAACCATTCGCACATCCCCTCAATCGTTAAGCCACAAGTGTGGCAAAAAAAAGTAAATAAATGACACGAAACACCTTGTCAGGCGTTTCGTGTCATATCTGACTTATAAAATTTTGAATGTGAGTACGCGTGATTTTAACACGCCTTTCCAAAGCAGGTTTATTTGATTTCGACAGTTGCCCCGTTTTCTTCGAGCTTCTTCTTAAGAGCCTCAGCATCGTCCTTGCTGATACCTTCTTTAACCGGCTTTGGCGCACCTTCAACCAAGTCCTTTGCTTCCTTCAAACCTAATCCGGTTGCCTCACGAACTACCTTGATAACCTGAATCTTTTTATCGCCAGCGGCTTTCAGAACGACATCAAATTCGGTTTTTTCTTCAGCAGGCGCGGCAGCAGCAGCAGCAGGAGCAGCTGCAACAGCAACGGGAGCTGCAGCCTTGACGTCAAATTTTTCCTCGATAGCCTTGATCAGGTCGGAGAGCTCCAGGACGGTCATCCCGCCAAT is a genomic window of Fibrobacter sp. containing:
- the rplL gene encoding 50S ribosomal protein L7/L12, which codes for MTVLELSDLIKAIEEKFDVKAAAPVAVAAAPAAAAAAPAEEKTEFDVVLKAAGDKKIQVIKVVREATGLGLKEAKDLVEGAPKPVKEGISKDDAEALKKKLEENGATVEIK
- the rpoB gene encoding DNA-directed RNA polymerase subunit beta; translation: MVERKSYSRIKRVADLPNLLEIQTRSYEAFLQPETPPRLRKKQGLHGAFQSLFPVNDVKGYYSLEYDGYKLGIPKYTLKECKERGMTFAAPLKVDMSLLVYEQDGETKKFVEKISNEVYIGEIPLMTERGTFVINGAERVIVSQLHRSPGITFDEVIHPNGKKLLTARIIPQRGSWVEILLDVDDVITINIDRRKKMPATILLRALGYSSDEMILGLFHDTVKIAVNDENREKIFGSVNARTVFNEDTGEIIIDANEIINEDRWKKLIQNSIDFVEVLKDVSNPENMIIRNTLSADSTKSEEEALFYMYATMRPGDPSNVETARNLIQRLFFDEKRYDLGSVGRYRMNTRLGVAPADDITTMTKDDFIAAFKYMIGLNDGVGYIDDIDHLGNRRVRSVGELLSAQFTVGLTRMVRTIKERLSLRDTENITPQDLINARTVSTVVQAFFGSSQLSQFLDQTNPLSELTHKRRVSALGPGGLTRERAGFEVRDVHHTHYGRLCPIETPEGPNIGLIASLSTFARVNEFGFIETPYQKVENGKLTGEIVYLTADQEDNHIIAQANTPVDEKGKFVEKMIFARYRGDFPVVSPQEISYMDVSPMQLVSIAAGLIPFLEHDDANRALMGSNMQRQAVPLLRTEPPFVGTGLESRAAKDSGCMIVARNPGVVEKVDANKIVVRKVKDKAGDDILGLTEFDTYELVKFERSNQDTCINQKVCVKVGQKVKAGDTLADGHATKDGELALGRNVTAAFMPWRGYNFEDAIIISEKLVAEDVYTSVHIEVFETEVRGTKRGPEELTREIPNVSEDALKNLDENGVIRIGTEVEAGDILVGKVTPKGETELSPEERLLRAIFGEKAGDVRDSSLKAPPGLKGTVIDTRIYSRKERDKRSKKKDKKRIDELKTDISKQISEIEKVRMEKLVEFLTDTTSGEITNFHTGEVIVPAGKKWTKSLLSKLDFRNISFKDGLCREPAKNRKAEEVLYRANDLIAKLEDKLDKEIDKVVRGDELKPGVLLLVKVYVAKKRKLSVGDKMAGRHGNKGVISKILPVEDLPYLPDGTQVDIILNPLGVPSRMNVGQILETHMGWAAQKLGLRIATPVFDGASYDDVLDLLKEADLPVSGKVQLRDGRTGEPFDHEVTVGPIYMLKLCHLVDDKIHARSIGPYSLVTQQPLGGKSQFGGQRFGEMEVWALEAYGAAYTLQQILTVKSDDLTGRSKIYEAIVKGENTPDAGIPESFKVLVREIKALALDIDVLTEEETAA